The Coffea arabica cultivar ET-39 chromosome 3c, Coffea Arabica ET-39 HiFi, whole genome shotgun sequence genome contains a region encoding:
- the LOC140038050 gene encoding uncharacterized protein, protein MGSKTLLFLFISLAVALTITSEVAARELAETSTSVENSNAVETDGYGGYRGGGYGGYRGGGYGGYPGGGHGGYHGGGYGGYPGGGYGGRGGGGRGGYGGYHGGGYGGYPGGGYGGRGGGGYGGRGGGGYGGHPDEAVDAETAN, encoded by the exons ATGGGTTCAAAGacacttcttttccttttcatttcctTGGCTGTAGCTTTAACGATTACCTCAGAGGTTGCTGCTAGAGAATTGGCTGAGACTTCCACGTCAGTTGAAAATT CTAATGCAGTTGAGACTGATGGCTACGGAGGGTACCGTGGAGGAGGATATGGAGGGTACCGCGGTGGTGGATATGGGGGCTATCCAGGAGGAGGTCATGGAGGATATCATGGGGGCGGATATGGAGGGTACCCGGGTGGTGGCTATGGCGGACGTGGCGGTGGCGGCCGTGGTGGTTATGGAGGATATCACGGGGGTGGATATGGAGGGTATCCTGGTGGTGGCTATGGAGGACGCGGTGGCGGTGGCTATGGAGGACGTGGTGGCGGCGGCTATGGTGGACATCCTGATGAAGCCGTTGATGCAGAGACTGCGAACTAA